AAGTACATAGGCTGTGTACCAAATCCAGAATAGGGGGTTAGGAGCAACTTCCTGCAGGAGTTGACCAGTGAGTAAGAAGTTAGCTACAAAGGTGGGAGAGGGATAGGAAAAGGCATTTCAAGCAGAACAAATAGTACGTGCACATACTGATCCAGCCCTTCTTGAACTTGAATGCCTCTAGGAATCCCTTGGGCACTGTGAAATGCAGATTCTAATTCTGGGGTAGGCACAAGATTCTTCAGTTctcttatatatatttaaagctggaagtggtggggcatgcctttaatcccagcacttgggaggcagaggtggggggattgctgtgagttccaggccaccctgggctagagtgagatcctaccttgaaaaaccattgaaaaatgtgtacatatctgtggtggtttgaatagatggccctcaatatatacAGTTTtctattgtttgtagtttgcatctgcagctacctggctggaggcagtgtcactgggtggaccttaaggtgtggtggtgggtttcagatttcaatctaaagaacttcccctggatctgtaagcttcaataaatatcccttcctccataactgtgcctggtctggaagttcatctcagtgaacctgaagctgtctggtacaatatctatttttttttcaaggtaaggactcactctagcccgggctgacctggaattcactacgtagtctcagggtggcctcgaactcatggcaatcctcctacctcagcttccgaagtgctgggattacaggtgtacgtcaccatgcccagcaatatgtatatatatatttttaatattttatttttatttacttatttgagagagggcaggaggcacagtgagagagagagaatgggtatgccagggctttcagccactgcaaacgaactccagatgcatgcactaccttacgcatctggcttatgtgggtcctggggattgaacttgggtcttttggctttgcagttaagagccttagttgttaagccatctctccagacctatttttttttttttccgaggtaaggtcctactctagctcaggctgaattggaattcactatgtagtctcaaagtggcctcgaactcatggcaatcctcctacttctgcctcccaagtgctgggaataaaggcatgcgcctccactcCTAGCTTCTAAAAATTActactattattttaaattttattttatttatttgagagagagagagggagagagaatgtgcatgccagggcctctacccactgcaaacgaactccagatgcatgcatctggcttatgtggatctttgggaatcgaacctgggtcctttggctttgcagacaagcaccttaaccgctaagccatctctccagcccctaaaaagctatttttatttattagacagagacagagagcaagcacCATGGccatttgctgctgcaaatgaactccagccatttCCATCACTTGCTTTATGTTGATACTGAGAACTGAACCCCAGCTGGCAgatttggcaagcaagtgcctttaactgttgagccatctccccagaccaagattctttttctttcttctttcttctcctttcttcttcttcttttttccccagtttttcgaggtaaggtctcactctagctcaggctgaccttggatttcactgtgtagtctcaggctggccttgaactcacagcgatcttcctacctctgcctcctgagagctgggattaaagacatgctcaagattcctcatttttaaaaaatatatttttatttatttatttgagagggagaaagaaggagagacagagagagaaagagagagtgggcatgccagagcctccagctactgccccccccttgtgcatctggctgacgtgggtcctggagaattgaactgggatcctttggctttgcaggcaaatgccttaactgctaagccatctctccagcccaagatttttcaTTTGTAATAAGCACTGAGTGATGCTAAGGCTACTTACTCCCTTCATCTCTGGTGTGAGAAACTGCATATTTGTGGAGGGTGGCTGAAAATAAGGTTGATGAGATAGCAGAGGTGGTCTATGCTCACACCATCCTGAATGCCCCTGATCTTATCCattcttggaagctaagcagggtcgggcctgatCAGTACTTggaggggagacagcagagatgaACTCCTGCTAAAGCATTTGAATTTTATTCTGAAGATAATAGGGAGCTGATGAAATTTCTACCAGGGAGTGATCAGATATACAAGGATCACGTGGGAACAGGGAAATAAATTATAAGTTTGTCCAAGGTGGCGACAGCCTTATTAAGGCAgcagaagatggaaagagaacAACCTTTAAGGAGGGAAAATCAGCTGGACACTACCACTGATTGGAGTGCGGAGTAGCTAAAGAAAGGTGAGCTGGTTACATGTCAGTCCAGCTCAGGGAACTGGACACCTGTGTTTCAATCTTCTAGCAtctctttcctcccccacccactcACATCTTTTCTGACAGATCCTCATCCTCCAGGAAGGTCAGGTTCCGCTTGGTGATAAGGGCTTCAGTAATGCAAACACCCACTTCCTCTGGACTCTGGGCATCCTCGGCTGTGAAAAGATGAGTCCCTTTGCGATCGTTCTTCATTCTTGGAAGCCTGACCCTGATGCTGTCCGGCTGTTCGACCGTACTGACCAGCCCACCTCCCTGCTTACCTCCAGGCATGACCTCTAATAGACAGCTGATGGACGAGAGGAGGCCCTGGGGATGGCTGAACACAGATAAGAGAAAGGGCGACTTGTCAGCGGCGGGGTCGAAGACAGAAGTAGGTGATCACAGTGGAGGGTCTCGGGCCGGAGAGGTGTAGCGAGGCTTTACTGGCCGTAAACTGGAGTTCTGTAAACCGCGCGCGACCGGAAGAGTCGAGTCGTTGCTAGGAGACCTAACGCCAGGGGGCGGGGTCTGCAGGGCCGGATCTGCGCATGCGCACGAAGCCTCCTCCCCGTTGGCCCCCCCCCCAGTCACAGTCCTCCGCGCTCCCACAATCCTTAGCTCCTTCCGTCGCCCATGGTCACCTGTCCGTTCTTCCGGTGGCGATGGCTGCGGCCGTGGCTGCGAAGCTGCGAGGGGGTCTCCTGCCCCAGGCGGGTAAGGAGCGGCCCGGGACCTCACTGGCCACCCTGTCCAGTCCTCGTctccccattctttccttctgatCCTTCCTGTAATCTCTTACTACTTCCGGTGAGCCGTGACGCCGGCCGGTTCACCGCGACTGTGTCAACAGCAATATTTATTCCCTGTGTGCCCCAGTCACCCTACTTTGGGATTCTACACtctgctcacttttttttttttcccccgaggtaggtaggtagggctgacctggaatgcactatggagtctcagggtggcctcgaactcagggcgatcctcccacctcccgagtgctttcTGAAGGTCTCAGCCTAAACGTTGTCTCCTCAAACCTCCCGCCACCCGTTGTAAAATAGGTGCCCTCAATGAAACCCGGAGCTTGGATCTTGTTCAATGACACCCCGCCCCCTTAGTCCCATCACAGTCTTAAGCAAAAATAATTTGTGAGGAAGATGTCATCCCCTCATTACAGATGAAGTCGCCAAGGTTCAGACTAGCTGAGTGACAGCAAGATTATAGCTAGTAAGCAGAAAAATGGGGATTAAAATCTAGTTCCATCTCATCCCAACGCTgctcttttaagaaaatatttatttattcgagatagagagagtgtggacacaccaaggcctctagctgctccaagcatactccagacacatgcgccaacgTGTGTttactggctttacttgggtactgggcacTGGGACCCAGGCTAGTAGATGCCGcaagcacatgactttaatcaaTGAGCCGTTTTCCCAGCCCCTCCAGACTGCTCTTAGCAGTTAGGTTTTGCTTGTGGTCACAGACCATAAAACCCTCTTGTCTCAGTTAATCTCTTAAATTCTTGAGCTGTTCAAGCCATCTTTAAGCAGTCCCTTTTCCTGAAGTCCTTTCTGAGCCTTGGGAAAGGCTGGAAGTGAGAAGCTCCAGTCCTGGCCCTGTGTTGGGTGTGAAGACAGTACATTGGTTCAGAGCTTTGGAGTGTCTCCTTGGTTTCTTCTTAAGGATGCTCTCAAGCTTTGTCTGTTATcaagaaaagaagagggaagagagattttagttttgtttattgagacagagtttcatgtagctcagggggACGTTGAACTCTTTTATTGGTAgcagaagctggccttgaactcctgattctccttcctcacatctgccaagtgctgggattgcagatgcagGAGCAAGGGTTGAAGGCATGCATCAACATCGCCAGGCATGAGAATTTGTATTTCTAACAAGCTCCTAGATGATGCTGATGTTGCCGACTTGATGGAGACGGGTGTACTTCAAGAGCCCTTGGCTTAGACAGTGGGTTGGCATATATAtgatagagcttttttttttttttttttttttttcaaggtagggtctcgctgtagctcacgctgacctggaattcactatgtaggctcaaggtgcccttcctcctacctctgcctccggagggctgggattaaaggcgtgcgccaccatgccggacTCGAGCTGctgtttttaaggcagggtctcactctagcccagactgaccatgAACTAACTCTAGCTCcaagctgtcttcaaactcatggcttccttctacctcagcctcctgagtgctgggattgaaggtgtgtgtcaccatgcctggtcacaCCTGACTTTTTAGGGCTGCTTGTGGCAGAGTTGAGTGTAACAAACTGTATGAACTCCCATCTTAATGCATTTATCTGGCCATTTAAGAAAAAGGTTTGCACACACTCTCTCCATTTGCTTTATTAATgagttaaattttgtttttgtttttgtgttttgtttttttcaaggtacagtctcactgtagtccaggctgacctggaattcactatgtagtctcagggtggcctcgaactcacagtgatcctcctccctctgcctcccgagtactgggattaaaggcgtgtgccaccacacccggctaacgaattaatttttaaaagttatttgagacagggattcACTAACCTAGTCTAacaaactcacggtggtcctcctgcctcagccttctgaatgctgaatTCCATTCATGCTTGGCTCTctatttgctttatatttttatgtattaattttttacaaaaaatatttttatttgggaggatATTTATAGAGAGGTACACAGGAAGAggatggcatgtcagggccatttaccactgcaaactcactctagacacatgcgccactttgtgcatctggctttacgtgggtactggggaactgaaccaggtccagcaagctttgcaaaccagcgcctttaactttaatttttttaattaattaatttatttttcttccaagtttttattaacaacttccatgattataaaaaaataccccatggtaataaccctccctcccctcactttcccctttgaaacttcattctccatcatatcccctccccataattttatttatttaagagagatggaggagagagagagagaatgggagtgccagggcctcttgccactgcaaacaaactccaaacgcttgcatcaccttgtacatctgatttgtgtggatcctggagaatcaaacctgggtcctttggatttgcagccaggtgcctcaactgctaagccatctctccagcccttaactttcatttttaaattccatttctGTACATAAGGCTGGAAAGAAGGATCAGCACTcagaggtacttgcttgtaaagcctgacagcccaggttcagtttcccagtgcccacctagagccagatgtacaaagtggcacatgtggctcaagtttgcttgcagtggcaagaggccctggcgtacccattctctctccatttttctctctgcttatgagtataaatacatttaaaaaaaaatttttaagagtaGATTAATGGGAGCTTCAAGGGATCCAAGCCTCTGAGCCAAGTTTACCCACGGAAATGAGCAGGGTTGGGAATTCAAGGTTTCTGCCAGGCAGGTCCTTGTCCCAGTCTTGTTCTGGGCCCAGCTGTGTACACCATGTCTGTCTGTCCAGAGGGTGTGCTTTTTATCTGGGGCAAGCTAGGGGTTCCAGGAGGGTGCCTCTCACCATGTTGCCATTCCCTGTCAGGTTGGCTGCCCACCCTCCAGACCGTACGCCATGGCTCCAAAGCTGTGACCCGCCACCGTCGTGTCATGCACTTTCAGCGGCAGAAGCTGATGGCTGTAACTGAGTATATCCCCCCAAAGCCTGCCATAAGCCCCAGATGTCTACCACCTCCACCCAAGCCCCCCAAGGAGGTAAGGATGAGACTAGGTGCGTGTTAATTGGTGATGGTGAAGTAGGACTCCGAGTCATAATCGCATCATTATTATACTTTCCCACTTTGACCCTGTGGTCTAGAAATTTAATAATGAAGTTTGTACTTGGTTCTGTATtggcttttttgggtttttcaatgtagtgtttcagtgtagcccaggctgacctggaattcactgtagtctttaggtggccttgaactcacagcgatcctcctacctctgtctcccgagtgctgggattaaaggcatgggaaaaaaaaaaaaagggaaaagccaggtgtggtggtggtacaaacctgtaatcctagtatgtaggaggtggagacaggaggatcagaagttcatggtcattttggctacatagggagtttggaCTACATGAGAATCccaactcaaacaaacaaaaatctctgtgGTGGTCcatatctataatctcagcacttcggaggctgaggcagtaggatttctatgggttcaaggccagcttgtactcgactgaattccaagtcagcagcctgggctagagtaggaccctgttgaagggaaaaaagaaaaaggatgagtGTAGGCTTCTCAGTGTAGTAGTGAGACATGGTCTCCCCCACTcccaaaaaccagggctggacaTGGGtacatggctcagcggttaaaagagtttggatccccaggtctgcatataagccaggtgcagtgtcacactctgtaatctcagtgtgcctTCAGCTGTGGGAGCTGGACTTAGGACAGTCACAAAGCTTGTGAGCCAGCTACTCTGGCAAACACAGTGACAAGAAACAGCCTTACTGAAccaaggtgaaaggcaaggactgAAACCCCAAGCttatcctctgacctacacatgtgTTCTATGGCATgtgtgcacccatacatacatgcacatcatatgcacacacataaaagataaaagagcctggcatggtggtacacacctttaatcccagccctcaggaggcagaggtaggaggatcaccatgagttcaaggctaccctgagactacatagtgaattacaggccagcctgagctagaatgagatcctgtcttgaaaaaacaaagagtaaaaaagtaaaagcaggaaGAACAGTAGAATATTGTAACTATACAGTAATTGTTTTAGcacataataaattccagtgGTCTCGTTGCCTATTGCTGCTTAAGGACTAGGCTGTCATCTCCTGCCAGACAGAAAGCAACAGCACCTGTTGCTTGAGGGACTTATTGTGGATGTCAAACCCTCCcaaagggatgaaggaaaagtCGTTGGTCTTCCTCATGGATGAGTGGGAAGACAACCTAGTGTCTGTTCCACCCACCCTCACCAACCCCCCTCTCTTTTAACTTAGACATGTGGTCTTGCTAAGTTACTTGGGTTGGTCTTGAATTTGCTCTGTAGCCGTGGTTACCTTAAACTGGAAATttcccagcctcagcctcctgagtaactgggattataaatgtgttctattgtttttgtatttttttgtttgagagcaacagagagaaagaggcagatagagggggagagagagaatgggtgcgccagggcctccagccactgcagacaaactccagactcatgtgcctccttgtgcatctggctaacgtgggtcccggggaatagagctttgaactggggtccttaggcttcccaagcaagtgcttaactgctaagccatctcttcagccctgtttttgtatttttttttttttagatagggttttATTCTGTAACCTAGATTAGCCTCTTAACTcgacatcctcctgtctcaggagctgtgatcacaggtgtgcactgccCTGCCCAACTTCCAGCTAACATTGTGGTTGCTTAGTCTTACCATGTTGTCCAGTTTGGTCTCAAATTCCTAAGTGCAAGagactctcctgcctctaccttcccagtAGTGGGACTGCAGGTATGCTCTGCTATCTCCTGCTCAACTAAAATTGACAGCATTTCCCTTTCAATTTGGACCAGttgaatagttgttttttttttttttgaggtggggcctcactctggcccaggatgacctggaactcactatggagtctcagggtggcctggaactcactgtgatcctcctacctctgcctcccaagtgctgggattaaaggcgtgtgccaccatgcccaactcaatgGAATTTTTTTCTAAAGGGTTTTTATTctggttggcttttttttttttttttttttggtggtttttcgaggtagggtctcactctagcccaggctgacctggaattcactatgtagtctcagggtggcctcgaactcacagtgatcctcctatctctgcctcccgagtgctgggattaaaggcatgcaccaccacacctggcttctggttggctttttttaaaaaaaaaaatttttatccattttgagagacaaagtgtgtgtgggagagagagaggcagatagagagagtgggtgcaccagggcatccagtcactacaaatgaactccagatggcatgtatccctttgtgtatctggtgtacatgggtactgagaaattgaacctgggtccttaggctttgtaggcaagtagcttaactgctaagccatctctccagcccagaatagaatttttttcagttgtttctcttccataattttttcttctttttgtttttttggtttttcttggtagggtctcactctagcccaggctgacctggaattcactatgtagtctcaaggtggcctcaaactcatggtaatcctcctacctctgcctcctgagtgctgggattaaaggtgtgtgccactatgcctggcaccaTAATTTTTTCTTATGTCATTTGGGCATGTTACATCATCACTATAGAAGAATAGAGACAGGCATATGtgagcacctttacccactggcACGTCTTCCCAGCTCAGATGGACATATGCAGTAGAACTCTCTGGGATTGAGGAACTGTTCTTTATCTACACCGTCTATGATGCTAGTCATTAACCATATGTGAGTACTGAGCACCTGAAGTGAAGCTCTTATGACTGAGGGCCTTGCATATACCagcttctaccactgagctaagtgCCCAGTCCTTGTTTTGGTAAGACAACGTCTCAATAGttcaggcaggtcttgaactcacagccttccTGCCGCTACCTCAAGTGCTGGTATCACAGATGTGCACTACCCCATCCAGCTCTGAATTTTTAATTGTGTTTGATtttaatactttatatatatatatataaagtgtttgtgtgtgtatatgtgtatgtgtatatatatatatatatatatacacatacacacatatatatatgttgtacacacacacacatatatatatgttgtatgtatgtatatatgtgtgtgtgtgtatatatatgtgtgtgtgtatatatttgaatGAAGCAGTATGTGCTTGGTTACTGCTTTAGACATGGCAGACCTAGAACCTCCATCACAGTAATGTATCTTCTGCTATTTTAACTTATGTGTAGTGAAATTTCATGGTGGCATTCCATagagcaccatgagttctaggtatTCCACTGCTTAACTTTAAGAATCTTGGGAGAAAAAGATCTCTTGAAACAATGTTTATGGAGGTCTGTAAATACAttcttgggctgggcgtggtgacacacacctttaatttcagctcttgggaggtagaagtaggattgctgtgagtttgaggctaccctgagactacatagtaaattccaggtcagtctgggctagagtgagacctacctatatatttatattcattcttgGGTCTAGCCCTCTTCTTTAAGAAACATTGTCTTAGGAAAGTGAAACCTTATTCTGTGGCAATGTCTCAGTTTTAAACTAGCACACAAAAGGATTATCCCCTTATTTCCTCTTTCCCaacctttatttcttcctctgtttccttTTAGGAtttgggattgaacctagagcattacacatgctaggcaagtgcttgaccattACATTATAGCCCCAGATGtcttttaatcttttgttttgagacagtcatACTAAGTTACAAggcctggccttgagctcactctgtagctcaggcaatccctgaacttgcaatcctacttcagccttctgagtagctgggattacaggcctaagCCACCAGGCCTAGCAATTAAAGTAAGTTTTGTTAAGTATGTTGACTAAGCCACTGCTGACCTGTTGGGGAAGGAATCAGTGTTCTCAGATATAAAAACACTGCTCTAAAGATTGGAGTTCTCTAATGATAATGGAAAGGTTACAATGGGAGGTGTTAGACATATCTGAGAATCAGGGATCCAACTTCCCCACCCATTTCCCAGTGTGCTCCACATTTTGGTATCACTGGCAGCCCTAGTGACTATCCAGGAGGAAGTGGCAGGTGCCAGAGAAGAAACCTTCACATTTCCTTGGCCATCCCTTCTTACCTGCAGGAGTCAGCTCTCATCCGGCTCCTTCGTCAGGAGATAGCAGTGGTGTTCCGAGACAACCGAATGATTGCTGTCTGCCAGAATGTGGCCATGAGCACGGAGGACAAGCTTCTTATCCGGCACCAGCTGCAGAAACACAAGATCTCGATGAAGATCTTCCCCAACGAGGTAGGGGTTCTGGTCTATCTGCCCTCATGCCTACCAGAAGGATGTAGGTTCCACATCTTCCAtagggtacttttttttttttttttggttttcaaggtagggtctcactgtaacccaggctgacctgaagttcactatgtaatctcagggtggccttgaactcatggtgatcctcctacctctgcctcccaagtactgggattaaaggcatgcttcaccatgctcagctccataGGGTACTTCTAACTGTTCTTCTAGTCTGATACCTAAACTATGGGTAGAATCGGAGGGGACTTTGGAGTTGTACTGTCAGCCTGATGCAGCCTGTGACTAAGGTGagtggctctttttctttcttgacctcATCAGCTGTTCTTTTCCTGTGCCCCAGGTTCTGAGGCCCTTTCTGAAGGAATCCAAGTACCAAAATCTGCTGCCCCTTTTTGTGGGGCACAACCTGCTGCTGGTCAGTGAAGAGCCCAAGGCCAAGGAGATGGTGCGGATCCTAAAGAGTGTGCCTTTCATGCCATTGCTAGGTGAGTGAGGCTGGGGTGGGCACCACAGAGCCTCGTTGATGGGGCCTGAGCCAGTGGCATGTTTATTGGGTGCTAACTATGTTGTCTCATTGCCCCCAGTCACTTCTGTACTGGAGGAAATATTAGGGAAGCTGGGGGCTCTGGGTGAGAGAGGAGACATCAAACATCTTGAGTCTAGCCGTCAGGTAATGGATGCTGAAATCCACACAGgtaaaagtattaaaaacaagtatcaccgggtgtggtggcacacgcctttaatcccagcactcgggaggcagaggtaggaggattgccgtgagttcgaggccaccctgtgactccatagtgaattccaggtcagcctgggctagagtgagaccttacctcgaaaaactaaaaataaataaataaataaataaaaaaccaagtATCTACCAGGTGTGGCAGTGGCAGTgcatatctttagtcccagcacttgggaggcagaggtaacaggatttctgtgagtttgagtccagcttggggctatagagtgagttccaggtcaacctggtctagagtgagaccctgcctcaaaaacaaaaaaagagccaagcatggtggtgcacaccttcaatcccagcccttgggaggcagaggtaggaggatcactattactttgaggccaccctgagactatgtagtgaactccaggtcagcctggactacagtgacaccctaccttgaaaaaccaaaatgacagcaacaacaacaaatgcttTGACAACGAGTACATtactgttttttctttcattgtataGTTAGTACTGTAAACTTGTTTTGAGTTTTGTCATTTTGTAGCATTTTAGATGAGGTTGTATTTGTACTTCGTGTAAAGGAATTGTATTGGATAAACCTAGGATTagaatgcaaaaaagaaaacaacaacagcaacaaaaaatcaaGTATTCCATTTGGGCCAGTGACCACTGGGAGGCTCATCTATAGAGGACACTGCCTGTGTCTCCAGGAAATTCAGATTCCATAGGAATCTGGTTGTAATAACCTCCCATACAGTCCTCAGTGCTTCTATTTCCACACATCGCATGAAGTACATCATCTTACCCATTTCATTTGTCTattagatagacagagagaaggagggaaagagaaagaaagagagagatagagtatgggcgttccagggcttctagccactgcagatgaactccagatgcatgtaccaccttgtgcatctggcttacatgagacctggagaatcgaacctggatccttagggtttgtaggcaaatgccttaaccactaaggcatctctctag
This is a stretch of genomic DNA from Jaculus jaculus isolate mJacJac1 chromosome 9, mJacJac1.mat.Y.cur, whole genome shotgun sequence. It encodes these proteins:
- the Mrpl10 gene encoding 39S ribosomal protein L10, mitochondrial, translated to MAAAVAAKLRGGLLPQAGWLPTLQTVRHGSKAVTRHRRVMHFQRQKLMAVTEYIPPKPAISPRCLPPPPKPPKEESALIRLLRQEIAVVFRDNRMIAVCQNVAMSTEDKLLIRHQLQKHKISMKIFPNEVLRPFLKESKYQNLLPLFVGHNLLLVSEEPKAKEMVRILKSVPFMPLLGGCIDDTILSREGFINYAKLPSLTLLQGELVGGLTLLTTYTHSLLRHQPIQLTALLDQYVTQQQAGDSVVSASGKADPPDAAPDS